A part of Streptomyces sp. NBC_00557 genomic DNA contains:
- a CDS encoding PD-(D/E)XK nuclease family protein, whose product MTTLSITPERPVSLWPAAHAADARRPRSQQTKLGASDTVCARRAGYLLHGRPPTDTGEKRKAILGTWLHAGILEAAREEYGWLVERQVEDHTVRGHIDAVQLDSTTAARLPKRLRPALPAEATTVEDVKTKSTYQWDSVLRYGASEAELRQVYLYADLLRTEGFAGVRGQRQLARLGPVPVTRIRFRFINRDNGDDHVQEIAYDAERARRARWWVQQVRAAASPEELPRTFQGPGISAICDHCPFRTACWGPLVAGRSPQSQLIHDDEERAKVLAEYAEVSEQIKPLKEKLKFLRAKLDGSEPGVYGDNVLKWSGGNPTKVDDVEAMVALYRRAGLQVPMVPDAAAMKATLKEVGIPVPTRLDHDRRTAVSINVTAYKKP is encoded by the coding sequence GTGACCACCCTGTCCATCACGCCCGAGCGGCCCGTCAGCCTGTGGCCAGCCGCCCATGCGGCGGACGCACGCCGTCCCCGCTCCCAGCAAACGAAACTGGGCGCCAGCGACACCGTGTGCGCACGCCGTGCCGGATACCTCCTGCACGGCCGACCCCCGACCGACACCGGCGAGAAGCGCAAGGCCATCCTCGGCACCTGGCTGCACGCAGGGATACTCGAAGCGGCCCGCGAGGAGTACGGCTGGCTCGTCGAGCGCCAGGTCGAGGACCACACCGTCCGGGGCCACATCGATGCCGTCCAGCTCGACAGCACCACCGCCGCCCGGCTCCCGAAGCGGCTGCGCCCCGCACTCCCGGCCGAGGCGACGACGGTCGAGGACGTGAAGACCAAGAGCACGTACCAGTGGGACAGCGTCCTGCGGTACGGCGCGAGCGAAGCCGAACTGCGGCAGGTCTACCTGTACGCCGATCTGCTGCGCACCGAAGGATTCGCCGGCGTCCGGGGCCAGCGGCAGCTCGCCCGCCTTGGACCTGTCCCGGTCACCCGCATCCGCTTCCGGTTCATCAACCGCGACAACGGCGACGACCACGTGCAGGAGATCGCCTACGACGCCGAGCGCGCCCGCCGGGCCCGCTGGTGGGTCCAGCAGGTGCGGGCCGCGGCCTCCCCGGAGGAACTGCCGCGCACCTTCCAGGGGCCGGGCATCTCCGCGATCTGCGACCACTGCCCGTTCCGCACGGCGTGCTGGGGGCCGCTGGTCGCCGGCCGCTCCCCGCAGAGCCAGCTCATCCACGACGACGAGGAACGCGCCAAGGTGCTGGCCGAGTACGCCGAGGTCTCCGAGCAGATCAAGCCGCTCAAGGAGAAGCTGAAGTTCCTGCGGGCCAAGCTCGACGGCTCCGAGCCGGGCGTCTACGGCGACAACGTCCTGAAGTGGAGTGGCGGCAACCCGACGAAGGTAGATGACGTCGAGGCGATGGTCGCGCTGTACCGCCGCGCTGGTCTGCAGGTGCCCATGGTGCCGGACGCGGCGGCGATGAAGGCGACGCTCAAGGAGGTAGGCATCCCCGTGCCCACGCGCCTCGACCACGACCGGCGCACCGCGGTGAGCATCAACGTCACCGCGTACAAGAAGCCCTGA